TAATAGTAGCGTATACAACATGTTAGAGGTGTACCCGGGGTTCTCCTGCGCACTACGTGCTTTGGCGAACTATTCCCTGATAAGGTAACATAAAATAAATTGGTTTACTTACCGAAGATCCCGACAATTACATCGGGACACAGGTTAGTACCCGGGGCCGGAATCGAACCGGCACGGCTTTAAGGGCCGAGGGATTTTAAGTCCTGAATATATCTCTGGTAGTCAGTAGGTTACGGAGATTGTGTCAAAATATTCAAGATAATTAATTGACAGAAGAGTCTGGGGCCATCGATTAGGATTGAATTTAATGCAGTAGAGATTTATTATGAACAATGATGAAAAACGATTTCAATATCGACCACATCCGTCGAGTAATACATCAGTATGATATTGGACATTTTGTAAGTATAGAAGAGTTATCTCCCGGCTACGCTAATCGAAGTTTCAAATTAGATACCGATAGGGGATCATACTTATTCAGGTGGGTTCTGGAGAAAAAGTATGACGACCTAACACAAGAGTTAGACTTATTACAGCATCTCAGCAGTTTTCAGTTCTTAACATCGTACTCGGTTGCAAAGCGCAGGGGAGGGTATGTAACTGAATATTCTCCGGGTTATGCTGTCATTTACGATTTTATCAAAGGTGAACACCCATCGTTATCTTCCACCGTGGCTACTCAAATAGGAAGTTGTGTTGGGCAATTAAGTACCATTGCTCCTCCAGTAAAATTTTTACGCCAGAACACAATTAACATTGCTTCATCTCTGGAATTATCTGAAAAGCTTTCCAATGCCCCAGTAGAATTACTGGATATTTACGAGTATTTCACGACTACGACTCGAGTATTTGCCGAAAGATTGACCTTTGATCTGCCAAGGGGTCTTATTCATGCCGATGTATTCCCCGACAATTCTCTTTTCGTAGGGGATGACCTTCAGGCTGTCATCGATTTTGAAGAGGCATGTATTGATACTTTACTTTTCGACCT
The sequence above is a segment of the Candidatus Neomarinimicrobiota bacterium genome. Coding sequences within it:
- a CDS encoding homoserine kinase, which codes for MMKNDFNIDHIRRVIHQYDIGHFVSIEELSPGYANRSFKLDTDRGSYLFRWVLEKKYDDLTQELDLLQHLSSFQFLTSYSVAKRRGGYVTEYSPGYAVIYDFIKGEHPSLSSTVATQIGSCVGQLSTIAPPVKFLRQNTINIASSLELSEKLSNAPVELLDIYEYFTTTTRVFAERLTFDLPRGLIHADVFPDNSLFVGDDLQAVIDFEEACIDTLLFDLAMTINGFCFPRNELSYSYLESILRGYLTHRKLTPEEWEVLPIYIAWTAHGMLGWHLKRLSQIHSERQENRVRELMSRVVDILDREVSVSQNIRTIRETTK